The genome window ACATAAAGTAATGTAAATATGTGTTCTTTTTGGTGATAGAGTTTCTCCCAAAATAGAatgattaaataaacatttctctaatatctatgATATATCTGTTACATTGGAGATGGAACACCTCCCAGTGACCAGCCAAAACCATGCCTTAAGTAttcctgagaaaaaaaaatagtgtaatAAAATTATAGTCTAGTTTTCTGATGTAATCAAACATATCaagatgcatctgtcttttaaaatggTTAGAGAGTATTTCCTAAAAATTGAAATTGACATCCATGGGATGATGAAAAATTGGTACCCAGGTGACATTCCATGGCAGGCACAAATACATTTCTCCTGTAACACTGATTCCAACTAAGCACTTGTTAAATGACTTAATTACTACTTAAGTCAATATCACTTAAGTAAAATTCATTTCAGCTTTCTTCCCAGTATATAAAGTTGAAcgtgtttttaaataaagactgACCCATTTCCCACGATCAGTGGCAAGAGCCTCCGGTTTGGGTGTATATCTTCCTTTGCTAGGCTGGTTCTTTCTTCTCCTCACTTCAGCTACTTGCTGATAGCCATTCCTGAACATAGCTGAGCTAAAAAGCATTGCCAGGTGGCTTCCCAAGATTGCCTGCATGCCCCCTGCCAACCTGGGGCAGCCACTTCTTACCACTTCCCAGTGCCTCTGTCACTTCTATTGAAGTTGGTGTCCCCACAAGAGAAAGGAGCTGGGCAGCCCTCTGCAAGCCTGAGGGGTCACCTGTTGGCAGTGGCCATGGGCAGAGGGCATATCCCAGGACCCTGTGGGGTTTTCAGCATCGTGACACAGTGTTGCTCTTTCTTGCCCTTCAAAATTCCTCAGAGCAAAAGACCCTCTCCTAGGGGCCCCACCACATTTGCCAAAATCACACAAAGGTAActtttatttccctccctcctATTGAAGAGGCATGCTCATAGGCTGGAATTTGTAATGGGAAGAACATCTTTGTTTGGAGGTTTTTACGTGAGATGTAAACACAATCTGTCATGTGAGTGTGTTCTGGAGGCTGCTGCCCTATCAGCTCTTTCGGTGGACTTGGGAGGGTTTCTTCCCAAGGCTTTGGGTTGCACTGTCCACCTTCACTTTATTCTGAGCACAGCCGGGACACTGGCACGTCAATAGCAGGGATAGTAATACACACTTACTGggtatttactgtgtgccaggcactggtctaAATTCTAAGCCTGTGCTGACTTACTTACCtcttactattattatccctttccagatgaagaaacccAATGCAGAGACATCAAGGAATTGCCCACTGTCACCCAGCTGACTGTGGGGCGTATCACACTGCATGTACTTGGCAAGAACAGCCTGCAGGTTTCTTTTCTTGCTGAGAACTATTGGAAAGATCTGCTTTCCTCTCAATATCCCTCAAGATAGCTGCCATTCTAAAACCAGATACAATGGGCTTTTTtaaatagagttaaaaaaaatcagtagtaaAGCCACCAGTTACGTAATGATGTTactatattttagaatttataagagaacacaaaaaagaaacaggtataaatctgattttttgtttgtgtgaATTTTATCTATCTGTACTTTCTCTCTGCTTTGCAACTGAGTTTAACCAGGAGTTATTTATAACCACTAAATCTAATAATAAGGTTACAAAACTTATCAGGCTTCACATTTTCCTAAGCAACCATCACCCCCACATGATTCCTAGCTCTTCCCATACTAATCTGAGTGTTATCTGCTGTTGTTATCatcataattatcattattattttaattcttttatgaaTTGTTCTTGTAGGATCTTCTGAACACAACCTTGGACTTCCACAAACTGGGAAAGCTTGAATTTAGTGGCATCAGAGGGAAAGCCCTGAGTCAGCAGATTCAGCAAATGTACGAGGAATTTCAAGAGATGTACAGGGTCTTCTCAGAATCTTCTTATGACTGCTTGGACCCCCAAAGCACGGTAGGACTGAGAAGGGCCCACCTGCAAGCTTTTCTCTCTCAGATGCCTCCAGCCTGTAGAGTCTGGGTATTCCCTTGCATTTTTCCTGTGCATTTCCTTTGGCTCCAGAGTCCATGGTTTGATCAAGAGAGACCACTCCTAATTATTCTTTGTGTCGGGAGAAAGATCAGGGAAGGCCCTTCCAGCTCTTGACTATTCCAGGGCTTCAGGGATAGGGTGATCTCAGAGGCCCCGGCTGCAGGTTGCTCTGCCGCTTTCAAAGCTTTAAGCTTCCAGCAGTGACTGCTACACAAAGGCCAGATACCCCTGAGCAGAGTTTTATTCGTGGAGTGGGGAGGCATAAGTGATGCAGTCATTTCTTATCTGTTTTTCTGATCTAACCCTGGCTCCCAGGAGAGTAGCCCTCAGGAAGGCCAGAGTTTTCCAGGATTGGGACACAAGAACCCACATCTTACCTGCAGCCCAGGGACGCTCAGACCTGTGAGTCCAAATCCAAAGTAGAGATAAAGATGCGAAAGGGCCAGTACTGAGCAGCAGACAGAGCTCCCTGAGGAGGGAGTGGCTGGGATACTGGAGAAGGAATTTTAAGAGCAAGTgaggggaagaaggaggaaaCTGGAGGCTTGGAGCACCTTCAGACAGCGGGAGATTTTAGTTGGCCAAACCCAATAGTTACCACTTCCTAAAAATTCCATTaatctaaagaaggaaggaaaaaaaaggtggaCTACAAAGCAGAATATATTCCATGTGTTTCCTAACACtatggtaaaacaaaacaaaacaatattctagGCATAGGGAAACATACTGCAATGTTCATGTGGCTGGGCTAGAGAAGTAGGAAAAtactatgtttttaatttttctttgtcttttcataagACTATGCATTCCTGTTATAAAGCAATAATAGCCAATAATAATCATTCCACAAATTAGAGGTTTGAGTTAACAAAGTTTCTCTGAAAATTGCTACATTCTAAGAAACAGAACAGCCTTTAGGTTGCCAGATGAAATGCAGTAATTGGGGCATGCTCATACTACAAATGGTATTCAGTGATCTGAAATTTAAATACAGCTGtatgtcctgtatttttatttgctgactTTGGCAACCTCAGGAACAATGGCTAGCTGCTGTCTCAACCAATTCAGATGCACTTAGAAGAAATGATGTGAATTAGTTTAGTAACATTGTTCCTCATGGCCAGATTAGTTTGTTTACAGTGAAAAAATAGGATTTTGActcaagggaggaaggaaagcagaTGGTTAGGATGGAATAACCCTGTGGTTGGGGCTGTTGTGCTGAGGCAGCCCTCACAGCAGCACAAGCTGGGGTTGTGGGTGACAGAGAAGAGGCTTCAGGAGGGGACAGGTGACACAGAAAGGGAGGTGACAGGGTGCTGGCCTCACACTTGACTCCCTTTGTCCTTTTGTCTAGAGTATCTGGGGACAAAAATGCTGCAATCATAGGGTAACTGATGACCTACAGGTATAACAACTAAATCACACCAAGGcgaattttagaaaattaaaataaatccttGGTATAACTGACTGAGATACAATGGTTGATAGTAAAGAGTATAGTGGCATTGGcctttagaaaatgttttccttatgtCCATATGCTGTCTCTTTAGGAATTTGAAAATGATGTGTCTGAATTTAAACAGAGAGTAGATCTCAACCAAAGACTGGGGAATATCTTTATTCAGGCCTTCGATGACACGCCCAGTTTGGAACATGCCTTTAAGGTTTGTGCGGTCGCATGGACCCTGTGCCTGATTCTTCCCCCACCCTCATCTGAGGAGGGTAAGGGTGCTCTTCCAACTGTTTTGTTCCtggtattaattaattaatatcagATATTAATTGTTCCTGATAGTTCATTGTGGGTGTCCTGGGGCCAGGGAGTGTGCAGAACTGGGTTTCTCAGGTTGATTACAAATGCATTTCTGAAAACATGatgaggaagaaatatttttcaaaagagttTCTTTTGGAACGGGCTCTTTGGGCCTTATCAGTAGGGTGCCCATTAGAAGTGAAGAAATCTAGTGGTCACTGTCCTGAAActgtggctgtgcaggacaaGTGGCTACTTAATCACTGCTGTCAGGTTGGTTCAAGCTGGAACAAACCACCTGCCATGTAAATGCTTATATAGTTCAAGTACAAGTAACTAGACTAAGAAGACCTGTGTCCTTGCCCTATGATGCCCAGATCAGATGGTACAAGCACATGAAGGGGAAGGTTTAGGACGATGAGCAGTTAAACAGCTGCATAACTGAGAATTCTGAGACATGAGGCATGAAGATGTAGTAGAACATGATAAGTCTTCTATGTACTATGAGGAGACCCTATTCTGTAAAGCCTTAAGGATTAGAACCAGAACTAATCAGTGCAAGTTACAATGAGCAGATTCTGGCTCAATAGGGGAAAGAGATTTTTGTCAAAACTGCTCAAAGATGGAATAGACTTCCTTGAGAAGTTAAGTTTCAAGTCATTGAAAATATCTCAAACATAGAGTGGATGAATGGAGGACAATTGAAGAACAAACTTAAACTCAATTTGGGTGACCCTATGCTCTTCTAGAATACTGGGGCCCCCAAATTGCCAGGTTCATTAACCACTGAGggtgttgagtgtgtgtgtgtgtgtgtgtatgtgtctcctTTAATAAATACCTGCTACCTGCTGTTCCGTAACTTGCATAGGAAGACTCTTGGGACTCCTCTCTCCAAGCATTTGTTAGTTCTTAGAAATTTGTCAGATGTTTATTAGAATTGGTTCTCTCTGAAAGTTTTTCTTGTTCTCACTCTCAGACTTTAGCCTTCTAAATTCTCCCCAACATCCAGCCcacttagccttttttttttttttttttgccatattcATTTTCACCCTCCTGCTCTATTTTTGGTCATATTTTATGTAGATCAGCTTAACCTTTCTGACATTtctagttttctctttgttttatcgTTTATCCAGATTCTTACAACACAAGAGGGTCTGGTAGGTAATTCAACAGATAGGAGTCCTTCTTTAGAAGCAAAGGACAGGGGGGCAGACTATGAATACCCACCAATTAATGATTATTGATCCAGTTGCACAATAACAATTTCCTGACTCTCTTACTTTGGTAGGCATGTGAAAGAAAAGCCAGAGAATAAGATTTATACAACCAAAGAAAGGTTGAATCTGtgactttctcctcttctttctccacctcctctgcAGCTCATAGACATAGCAGGAAAGCTCCTTGAAAGAACACCAGTAGCACAGGATGTAGCCGATAAATACCTGGTGCTCATCCAAATGTtcaacaaagacctgaatgcagtGAGAATAATCTACAGTCAGCGTGTCCAGGAGGAGGCAGAATTCGGTATGCTTGATGCCAGGGGATGGGGTGTGGAAGGGGAGGTTCCATTCCAGGGAAGGGTGTGCTTCACTCCTATTGTATTTATTGACTGTTCACTGTGTATCCATGACATTTCCAAGAAAAGCAAGCACAGCCTTCTTATCTGAAGTTCCAGACCCTCTTGGGTGATTTTAGAGTGCACTGAACTGCACATTTCCCTGTGTCTGGGGCTGATATTGGCAAGCTGACGCAGAGTTGTAACATCTTGATGGCTTCCAGTTCACTGAGACCTTAGCATAATGTATGAGTTGACCTTCGATCCATGTTGCCACATTGATTAATCTCCAACATACCTCACCCTACAATAGATTTTCACATGCCTGAGAAAAGTTGCTGATCCCTTCCAATGCCATAGCAACCATGCTTCTGGGGGGAGGAACCAGCGGGAGCCTGACAAAGGGTGGTCCCACGCCAAGATGTGATGGCTCTATTTTTATTGCAGTTCTTAATCTTATCTGTTTGAAAGTTAAACACAAGATCAGTTCAGctttacaaacatttatttgatCTTTGCTGTATGTAGGACACATTTGTAGACACTGTATGCAGAGACAGGCCATACTAAGGGATAGACTACTTAATACCAAAAGGTAGTCCTTCAAAGAACCCACCATCCCTGAACAGAGTTAACAATAACACATAGCAGAGTATAAGTAGTGCTCGATTTGAGTCCTAAAGAACCATAACAAAACAAGATGAACTGTGGCTGGAAGATTCAAGGGAGAATGTGTGGAGAAGGTGGCAAGAGGCAGAGCCCTGAAAGGGGGCATGGGCAGCCCAGGCCTCTAAAGCAAAGACAGGGGAGGATGCAGAAGGTGCCCAGTCAGACCTGCTTGTAGCCAAACAAGGTGTAAGGAGAGAGATTAGGGCAGCCCTGGAGTTTGGGCTGGGTTGTGAAGTGCTCTGAGTACCATATTAAAGAACCCAGACTTCACTATTCAGGCAATGGGAAATCATCCAAGGTTTTTAAGTATTGGAGTAGCAGGACCACTCTGTCTATAAACAGGTTTCATAGTGTGGCTATTAAGAATGCTTCCAGTTAAGAAACTATTCTCAGGAAGTCGTTGGCCTTGGCTTTATGTGGGGGTAACCCTCATGACTTCATCCAGTCAGATATGAAACTCAAAACCTCAGATACCTTCAGAGGCCATATTAGTTTTCCATTCCTGCCTGGCACATCATCTCAACCtagtatcttttttttgtttctccttgaagattttatttatttatttatttatttatattttggtatcattaatctacaattatagaaagaacattatatttactaggttccctccttcaccatgtgcccccccacatacaccttcacagtcgctgtccatctgcatagtaagatgctgtaaaatcactatttgtcttctctgtgttgcacagccctccccgtgccccccacgtactatacatgctaattgtaatgccctctttcttttcccctgcctttatccctcccttcccatccatcccccccagtccctttccctttggtaactattagtccattcttgggttctgtgattctgctgctgttttattccttcagttttcctttgttcttatactccacatatgagtgaaatcatttggtacttgtccttctccgcctggcttatttcactgagcataataccctctagctccatccatgttgttgcaaatggtaggatctgtttttttcttatggctgagtaatattccattgtgtatatgtaccacatcttctttatccattcatctactgatggacttgtaggttgcttccatatcttggctattgtaaatagtgcagcaataaacataggggtgcatctgtctttttcaaactggagtgctgcattcttagggtaaatttctagaagtggaattcctgggtcaaatggtatttatatttttagcattctgaggaatctccatactgctttccacaatggttgaactagtttacattcccaccagcagtgtaggagggttcccctttcaccacaaccttgccaacatttgttgttgtttgtcttttcaatgatggcgatccttactggtgtgaggtgatatctcattgtggttttaatttgcatttctctgatgattagcgatgtggagcatcttttcatgtgcctgttggccatctggatttcttctttagagaactgtccattcagcatctctgcccattttttaattggattatttgctttttgtttgttgaggtgtttgagctctttatatattttggatgtcaatcctttatcgcatatgtcatttatgaatatgtcctctcatactttttgttctattgatggtatcctttgctgtacagaagctttttagcttgatatagtcccacttgttcttttttgcctttgtttcccttgcccagggagatatgttcatgaagaagtcactcatgtttatgtccatgagatttttgcctatgtttttttctaagagttttatggtttcatgacttacattcaggtctttgatccatttggagtttacttttgtgtatggggttagacagtgatccagtttcattctcttacatgtagctgttcagttttgccagcaccatctgttgaagagactgtcatttccccattgtatgtccatggctcctttatcgtatattaattggccatatatgtttgggttaatgtctggagtctttattctgttccactggtctgtggctctgttcttgtgccagtaccaaattgtcttgattactgtggctttgtagtagagcttgaagttggggagcaagatcccccccactttattcttccttctcaggattgcattggctattcagggtctttgacggttccatatgaatttttgaactatttgttccagttcattgaagaatgctgttggtaatttgatagggattgcatcaaatctgtatattgcaaaatggcaggatggccattttgatgatattaattcttcctagccaggagcatgggatgagctttccatttgttagtgtcctctttaatttctcttaagagtgtcttgtagttttcagggtataggtctttcacttccttggttaggtttattcctaggtattttattctttttgatgctattttgaatggaattgttttcctgatttccctttctattagttcattgttagtgtataggaaagctacagatttctgtgttaattttgtatgctgcaactttgctgaattccgatattagttctagtagttttgcagtggagtctttagggttttttatgtacagtatcatgtcatctgcaaatagtgagagtttgaccccttttttaccaatctggattccttgtatttctttgttttgtctgattgccgcggctagggcctccagtactacattgaatatcAGTagggagagtgcgcatccctgtcttgttcccaatctcagaggaaaaggttttagcctctcgctgttcagtatgatgttagctgtgggtttatcatatatggcatttattatgttgaggtgcttgccctctatacccattttgttgagagtttttatcatgaatggatgtcgaattttgtcgaatgctttttcagcatgtatgaagatgatcatgtggtttttgtccttctttttgttgatgtggtggatgatgttgatggattttcgaatgttgtagttgtaccatccttgcatccctaggatgaatcccacttggtcatggtgtatgatcctcttgatgtagtttggagttcggtttgctaatattttgttgagtatttttgcatctacgttcatcagggatattggtctgtagttttcttttttggtggggtctttgcctggttatggtagtagggtgatgttggcttcatagaatgagtttgggagtattccctcctcttctattttttggaaaactttaaggagaatgggtgttatgtcttctctgtatgtctgataaaattccaaggtaaatccatctagcccgagggttttgttcttgggtagttttttgattaccaattcaatttcgttgctggtaattgctccatttagattttctgtttctttctgggtcagtcttggaaggttgtatttttctaggaagttgtccatttctcctaggatttccagcttgttagcatataggttttcatagtattctctaataattctttgtatttctgggggtccatcatgatttttcctttctcgtttctgattctgttgatgtgtgttgattctctttttctcttaataagtctggctagaggcttatctattttgtttattttctcgaagaaccagctcttggtttcattgatttttgctattgttttattcttctcaattttgtttatttcttctctgatctttattatgtccctccttctgctgaccttaggcctcatttgttcttctttttccaatttcgataattgtgacattagactattcatttgggattgttcttccttctttaaatatgcctggtttgctatatactttcctcttaagactgcttttgctgcgtcccacagaagttggggctttgtgttgttgttgtcatttgtttccatatattgctggatctccattttaatttggtcattgatccattgattatttaggagcatgttgttaagcctccatgtgtttgtgagcctttttgctttctttgtacaatttatttctagttttatacctttgtggtctgaaaagttgactggtaggatttcagtgttttggaatttactgaggttctttttgtggcctagtatgtgatctattctggagaatgttccatgtgcacttgagaagaatgtgtatcctgttgcttttggatgtagagttctatagatgtgtatttggtccatctgttctagcatgttgttcagtgcctctgtgtccttacttattttctgtctggtggatctgtcctttggagtgagtgctgtgttaaagtctcccaaaatgaatgcattgcattctatttcctcctttcattcttttagtatttgtttcacatatattggtgctcctgtattgggtacatatatgtttataatggttatatcctcttgttggactgagccctttatcactatgtaatgtccttctttatctcttgttactttctttgttttgaagtctattttttctgatactattattgcaacatctgcttttttctctctgttgtttgcatgaaatatctttctccatcccttgacttttaatctgtgcatgtctttgggtttgaggtgagtctcctgtaagcagcttatggatggatcttgcttttttatccattctatttctctgtgtcttttgattggtgcattcagtccatttacatttagagtgattattgaaagatatgtacttattgccattgcaggctttagatttgtggttaccaaaggttcaaggtta of Manis javanica isolate MJ-LG chromosome 4, MJ_LKY, whole genome shotgun sequence contains these proteins:
- the LOC140849024 gene encoding dynein axonemal heavy chain 9-like isoform X4: MSLQDLLNTTLDFHKLGKLEFSGIRGKALSQQIQQMYEEFQEMYRVFSESSYDCLDPQSTEFENDVSEFKQRVDLNQRLGNIFIQAFDDTPSLEHAFKLIDIAGKLLERTPVAQDVADKYLVLIQMFNKDLNAVRIIYSQRVQEEAEFGFSSVHKNMPTVAGGLRWAQELRQCI
- the LOC140849024 gene encoding dynein axonemal heavy chain 9-like isoform X2 → MSLQDLLNTTLDFHKLGKLEFSGIRGKALSQQIQQMYEEFQEMYRVFSESSYDCLDPQSTEFENDVSEFKQRVDLNQRLGNIFIQAFDDTPSLEHAFKLIDIAGKLLERTPVAQDVADKYLVLIQMFNKDLNAVRIIYSQRVQEEAEFDIRMKSVQRFIVVPALKLRYETSLYDDWCQTVSEKSQYNLSQPLLQRDPEMKQITVNFNPQGILSAACG
- the LOC140849024 gene encoding dynein axonemal heavy chain 9-like isoform X1, with translation MSLQDLLNTTLDFHKLGKLEFSGIRGKALSQQIQQMYEEFQEMYRVFSESSYDCLDPQSTEFENDVSEFKQRVDLNQRLGNIFIQAFDDTPSLEHAFKLIDIAGKLLERTPVAQDVADKYLVLIQMFNKDLNAVRIIYSQRVQEEAEFDIRMKSVQRFIVVPALKLRYETSLYDDWCQTVSEKSQYNLSQPLLQRDPEMKQITVNFNPQVFWIMSVKSPIVFMILNKEFRKLKTMWKRFKTS
- the LOC140849024 gene encoding dynein axonemal heavy chain 9-like isoform X3, producing MSLQDLLNTTLDFHKLGKLEFSGIRGKALSQQIQQMYEEFQEMYRVFSESSYDCLDPQSTEFENDVSEFKQRVDLNQRLGNIFIQAFDDTPSLEHAFKLIDIAGKLLERTPVAQDVADKYLVLIQMFNKDLNAVRIIYSQRVQEEAEFDIRMKSVQRFIVVPALKLRYETSLYDDWCQTVSEKSQYNLSQPLLQRDPEMKQITVNFNPQV